The DNA window CTAGACTACAGGCTGCGGCTCTAGCCCCGGTAGTTTCTGGCCGACTCTCCGCTATTTGCCATTTGCAATAGAGAGCAGATGATCTGAGTAGAGTCAGCTTTAGCTTGATGTTACCTAGGTCTTTTGTGGCTTGCAGCTTGCAGTTTGACAGAACCATCGGGCCTTTTGGACTCGACTTGTTTCTATGGTAAATGGATGGTTCACTCGGCAGATACTTGCCGAGAGTTCAGCAACGTCTTGGCATCGTCGCAACGACCAGCCTCAGCTCCGTGGCCTCGTGTCTATTGTTACCGTAAGATCTATCGGGTGGCGTGCCGCTTGTGCCACTGGGTTAGGTGAGGAATGTCTTCTTCTTAGGCAAATTGAAGAGGCAACAAGAAGGGTATTATTCTGTTAGCTCTGGATAAAATTTAGTCTAATTGAGGCTGTTACTTTATGTGTTTCACCAAGAACCTTGTTGGAACTAAACTAGGTTTGATTACTCCGTAGTGCCGCTGGGATACCCTCATTGGTAATCCTCGTTATTATGTCCCCAAGAGTTGTTGATACAATTGCTCAAACAATGAACCGTTTTTAGAAGAAACCCATATGTCTGGACGAAGCTGCATGTGAGGCTTACCCACCCAGCGTTCGACTGTCGACTCATTCACCACCCCTTTGAACATGTCTTCGGCTAATTGTACCACGAGGCAGATAGTTTCGGCTGTCCGGGCCGTCAAATCTTACAATTCTTACTTTACCTGAGCAGCGAGAGTGGATATACCCCCGCCCCCATGGGGAAATAGGGAAATCAACCGGAGTGGTGGAAAGTAGAGTAGAGTAGAGTAGTTAACAGGCTACGGCTTTTAGCCTATATACCTTGATTCGTCCGGGGTAAATACAGAGAGCCTCGGTTAATAGGTTAATATAGACCCCTAGAAGATCATATTTAAATCTTCTGCTTGGCACTCCATCTTggcggtcttggtctttttgCATTGCATCGCGACTTATCCGAATTGGACTCAATCGCAGCAACTCCCTGTCATTGTATAGTCGAAATCGACAAGGCTCTCCACCATGCCTTTCGCTGTCGGTGCATCTGTTACCAAACAAGACCTTGCCGTCGCTCAGGCTGAGGCGCCTCAGCTAGCCAAGGTCAAATGGTGGGCTGATCCTGGATTGCGCGTGCTGTACTTTTACGCCGCAATTCTTTGTGTCTGTTCAGCTACGACTGGTTACGATGGGTAAGCTATCATGGTTTCCAAGAAACGAATGGCTGAAGCTAATTGTACATCTCTAGTTCCATGTTGAACACTTCCCAGGCCATGGATGACTGGCAAGATTACTTTGGTCATCCCAAGGGCTCCAAGCTCGGTATCCTCAACTCCATTTACCAGATTGGCAGTATCGCCAGTTTCCCATTCGCGTACGTTTTTCCTTTCTTGGTGACCTGCAGACTTGGCGGAAACTAACAAAGGTTGCTTGGCATAGTCCTTACATGGCCGATCACTTTGGCCGAAAGATTCCCATTGCTGTGGGATGTCTTATTATGATCCTTGGCGCTTTCTTGTCGGCATTTACCAATGGCTACGGCAGTAAGTTTTCCAATTGACCCTTTGAGGTATCCACTAACCAACCCTTGATAGTGTACCTTGGCGGTCGATTCCTTGTCGGTTTCGGAAACTCCCTGGCTCAACTGTCCTGCCCTGTCCTCCTCACCGAGATCTGCCATCCCCAGCACCGTGCCATCGTCTCCGCCATTTACAACTGTCTGTGGAATCTCGGAGCTACACGTAAGTGAagatataagaaataaatcCTGGCATCTTCTcatatatatctttttagTCTGCGCTTTCATCGGTCTCGGAacgatcaacatcaacagcgATTGGTCATGGCGAACCATTACCCTCATCCAGGCCGTCCCATCCCTCATCCAGATCACCTTTATCTGGTGGATTCCCGAATCTCCTCGTTGGCTCATGGCTAATGAGCGCCATGAGGAAGCTCTCACCATCCTCTCGAAATACCACGCCAACGGCGATTCCAATAACGCGACTGTGCAGTTCGAGTACACCGAGATTAAGGATACACTTGCCCTTGAATACCAGGCCCAGAAGACAGGTAGCTACCTTGACTTCATCCGAACTAGAGGCAACCGTTACCGTCTCATGCTCTTGATCTCTCTGGGTATCATCTCGCAGTACTCCGGTAATGCCCTGATCAGCAACTACTCCAACATTATCTACGAGGGCGCTGGAATCAAGGATCAAGCACAAAAGACTGGATTGAACGCCGGAGAGAACATGCTCAAGCTTTTCGTTGCTATTGGATGCTCGTTGGGAATTGATCGTTTTGGTCGTCGCCCACTCTTCCTTACTGCCACTGTCGGTAAGTAGAAATCCCTCTTGCCTAAAACTCCGTCGTAAGAGGAGTAACTAACATTGGTACTCTTAGGTATgctgttgttcttcttggcctggaCAATCGTTGCCGCCCGCTTTGAAGCCACTGGTGAGACAGAGATTAAGCGTCTCGGATACCCTCAGATCGCCCTTATCTGGCTCTTCGACGTCTGTTACTCCATCGCTTGGTCTGGTCTGATTGTCGCCTATGCTCTGGAGATCTGCCCCTTCAGACTCCGTGCCCGAGGTCTCATGAtcatgaacttcttcatcCAGGTTGCTCTCACCATTGGTAACCAGACCAACCCCATCGCTCTCGAGAACCTTCCCAACAACTGGAACTTTTGGTGCTTCTATACTGTAAGGACCACTTCATTGCTTGATCCTAAGATTTCAAAGACTAATAGAGAAATAGGTTTGGATCGCTGTCGAGCtcgtctttgtcttcttcttctacgtTGAAACCAAGGGCCCAACCCTCGAAGAGATTGCAAGAATCTTTGATGGCGATGATGCGAATGTTGCACAGGTTAACTACCACGATAGTGAGAAGCAGGCTGCTATCGAGACCTCAGAGCCTGTGCATCATGAGCGCAAGGATCTGTAATTGCACACAGCACTTAGAATCCTGGAATCTAGTTTATAGTAATGGGGGTTAGAGGCTCCTAGAAGTTTGTTTCTTCGATTAGATAAGATACTATTAATCTGAAATAAGACTGTACTTTTCTTGTTAGAATTCGGACAATTTTGTGACCAGATAGATGTCTACATACCAAAGTGCTTGGCGAAGGATCATTGTCAGGACACAACCAATTAAATGTCATGTCAATAGTGTCGATAGCGCGCCCTTCTGACAATAATGACGTCGAATCTGACAAGAGACAACAAGTTCAACATATAAAATACAACTCAAACCTCTTGTTTAAACTCAAGCTACTCGTCGTCAATTAAACAAGATGGATCGCAGTTTCAAACTCGCAAGCAACGCGTCAATCCATGGCGGAATTATTCCCCTGGAGCCAGTGAACGAAACTAAGCTCAGAACAGCTAATCTCAATCAAGCATCCCCTAAGATTGACACTGAACCCGATATCCCTGCTGCAGAAAACAGCAACGACAATGTCTCAAGTCAAAGCCAAACGAGCGACCTGGGGATATCCAAGACCAGAGGAGTCATTGTTATTATAACTCTTGCTGGTATCAGCTTTCTCAACACAATGGGCTCAGGCATCCTCATCGCTGCCCTCCCCAAAATTGCCCAAGATGTCGGTCTTTCAGAGAATCTCATCCTTTGGCCTGCAGCAGTGTACGCGCTCGCAGCTGGatgtcttcttctcatctttgGTGCGATTGCAGATGTTGTCGGTGCCAAATTGATGTGGGTGACTGGAAGCTTCCTCTTTGTCGTCTTTACCTTGGCTGTTGGGCTGGCTCGGACTGGAATCCAGATTATTCTCTTTAGGACATTGCTCGGGGCTTCTATCTCAATGTGTCTCCCCACGGCGGTTAGCTTAATCGCCAACACCTTTCCCAAAGGACCCTGGAGGAATGTCGCCTTTGCTATCAATGGCATGGGCAGTCCCCTAGGATATGCACTGGGTCTCGTTCTGGGAGGCATCTTCACCGATACTATTGGTTGGAGGTGGGCCTACTACATGATGGCCATCATCAACTTTTGTCTGTCAACGGGTGCGATATGGTCTCTGCCTTCTGTCTACACCCACTCGGAGAGGAAATGGACGACTAGACTGAAATATGAGATTGACTGGGTTGGAGCAGCGACCATGAGTGTGGCACTTGGCATGCTTCTCTATGTTCTAGCTATGATATCTTCGTCATACAAGAGACTCGATGACCCTGCCAATATCGCCCTTTTGACAATAGCCATTGTCTTATTAGTGGCATTCCCATTCTGGATGGACTATCAAGTCAAGCATGGAAGACCAGCTCTCATACCCAACAGTTTATGGAGGAACCGATCCTTTACTTCTGTCTGTATCGCTGTATTCCTCTGCTGGGCTTCACTCAACGGCATCGAGTACTTTACTACCCTTTAGTAAGTCCCTGGCATTTTATGGAACTGGTTCAGATGCTAACTGTTGAAGCTTTCAAAAAGTAGAAGGCCTCTCAGCCCTGCAAAGCTCGCTCCGATTCCTCCCACACGTGATAATGGGCGTGGCAGTGAATATTATAACTGGTATTCTCATCGCCAAAGTCAAAGTGAGAACACTGGCTGTTATATCAGCCCTCGTAACAATGGTGGCAGCACCACTCATGGCGACTGTTGACGTAGGTGAGAATTACTGGCTTGCGCCTTTTTGGGCCATGTTCCTTTCACCCGTCAACCCAGATGGTAAGTGGCAAAGCTCGACTAACTTGAAGAACGAGACTAACCTAAATAGTTCTTTTCACCGTATCGAATCTTGTCATTTCCGACGCCTATCCCCCTGAGATGCAGTCCCTTGCTGGCGGTGTTTTCAACGAGGTAGCGCAGTTTGGGAATTCCGTCGGGCTGGCGATCACTGCTGCTATCGCTGCGTCTGTTACAGAGCACTCCGGAATTACGGGGCGTGAAGAGGCTTTGATGAAGGGCTACAGGGCTGCTTTCTGGACCATATTTGCTAGTTGCACTACTGTAACTATCGTAGTTTGGCTTGGGTTAAAGAAAGGGGGTATCGTTGGCAAGAAGCAAGACTAGATAAGGTACTCAGTTCGGATGTTGATCTCAGTAGTTTTAATGATTTATTTGGTCATCTCTAAGTGCTGTATCTATGCCTAGATGACAAGGATCAAATTATGTGCCAGTATTGATGATAAAATAGGAGAGGAACAAGTATGCTCATATGAAATATTGATTGCAAAAGCATGATGGTTCGAGGTAGTCACAGATTAACTTATTGCTCCCAATACTAGCGGCTGTTAACCTTGACCGCAGACGAACGAATCGGGCCCATAATTGGTTCTTGATACAAATAGGGTCTGGAACATCATCTCGGTCTTGTCGATCAACGGGGCATTTGCGCTTCATCCCCGGGATCTTAAGAAACCGTAGACCAATTTTCGAGAATCTCCCACTCTCCGATGTCTAAATTACCGAGTATTTTGTTTAGCCTATCGTTGTCCTCGAATGTGAAAATAAACTTTACTAGATCATCCTCTCAGGGCTGAAAAGGATCCACCGCGGAGCCGAAGTCAAGCTTCATTCAGCTTGGGTCATGCATGTGAAAGCCACTTGAACCAAGGGAACAAGCCATTGCCATGTGTCCGGGGATGAGATGTTCTTCTGCAAGAAACCATCACAACACCAAGGGTGATATTATACTGGTAGTAGCAGCCTTCCCTTTGTTTAGCTGGCGCCACTGAAGAATACTTCTGTTTTGTAGGAGAATCTTCCTTGCAGGTTGGGTTGGTAATCCCAACATGGTACAGCGCTAGAGAGGTGCGGAACCGCAGTTGCAGATTGGGTCTGGGGTTCGCCTAGATCTTTGGTAATGACATCGTATTCAGATCATGGTCAATGACTCGTTTTAACCGTTATCAGTAATCAGGAGAAACATCACCATTCAACGTTAAGAGGCTTCATGCAAACCAACATCAGAGGATAAGCACCCAAATGGTACTTGCCAGGCGAGGAAGCAGCAGGATCAAAGCGGCCTCCTCCATTCCTCCGGACTTGAATCATGCTTCAGCCACCATGTAGTATCCTGGGGAACCTTGTTCTATTGCAGTAGTATTCCTAAAAGAGATGAGCTGACGTCTCAGTATTCCGGACGACTGGGAGCCGCTATATGACTAGTGAAAGATCTTCGACGGTCTGAAATCAGATGAATAAGCGTTGGGCGTAAATCACTCTACTGCAGGAGCAAAGGTTCCCCGAAGCCCCTGGACCCTGCTCATGGTATCGTTCTGTCTCTAATATACAATGCATTGTTCGCTGTCAAACTCTTCTGGTCCCTGCATTCCTCACCTTCTTTTCCCCTCTTTCACAGATACCATCATTCCTTGCACACATCAGCCAGGATGGGTGGACTATTGTTGGCAGACGACTATGAGTTTCACAAGCCAGGCAATACTGACATGAACATTGCCAGTATTGCCTGGGGATTCTCTTTGGGTGTGTCAATCTTCAGTGGAACCAAGGCTATGCGACAAACCATCCAGTCTTGGAAAAGAGGAACGAGGACAAACGTTTATCTTGCTTTGCTGTGGATGGAGTGGGCGAGTAGTGTCATTATGAGTGCTATCACATGGTGCTACCTTCGTGAATACATACCTCCTGGATTCCCTGTCTTCTTTGTCATTGGTATGTGGATATTGTCTAGTTGTATGTGAAGCCTTGCTAACATTACGGGGTAGTCCTCCTTTGGGCTTTTCAGATCCAAACACTTCTCCAGATTATCATCAACCGAATATCCATATTAATGGTCAACCGACGAAACGCTTGGAAACTAAAGGTTATAACCTTCCTTGTACTTCTCGTTATCAACATCAGTGTTTTCTGTATCTGGATTCCAGCCCGTCTACAAATCAGTAAGGAACTCATCAAAGTCAACGCCGTATGGGATAGAGTGGAGAAGGGAATCTTTCTGGTTGTCGACGCAGGACTGAACTTTTATTTCATTCATCTTGTCCGGTCTCGACTTGTCGCCAATGGCTTGACGAAATACACTCGCCTTTACCGCGTGAACCTGGTCATGATTGGTATCTCGATGACGATGGATGTAAGTACCGTCCCTTTGATGATCAGTGCTCCTGACTAAGTCATGACAGGTTCTACTCATCGCGATGATGTCCCTTCCCAACGATATCGTCTATCTCCAATTCCATCCACTTGCATACCTTGTCAAACTCCACATCGAGATGAACATGGCCGAGCTCATCACAAAGGTCGTCAAAGCAAGCAACCCCAGTGGCTACGACTACTCTGGCTCACGATCTGGTGGAAAGAGCGGTGCAAAGACTACAACCAATAAAAGAGCCACTTCTGTCTTCCCTGCTGGTAATCAGACT is part of the Fusarium poae strain DAOMC 252244 chromosome 4, whole genome shotgun sequence genome and encodes:
- a CDS encoding hypothetical protein (TransMembrane:9 (o38-56i109-127o139-159i171-191o197-220i357-377o397-418i430-447o459-481i)), which translates into the protein MPFAVGASVTKQDLAVAQAEAPQLAKVKWWADPGLRVLYFYAAILCVCSATTGYDGSMLNTSQAMDDWQDYFGHPKGSKLGILNSIYQIGSIASFPFAPYMADHFGRKIPIAVGCLIMILGAFLSAFTNGYGMYLGGRFLVGFGNSLAQLSCPVLLTEICHPQHRAIVSAIYNCLWNLGATLCAFIGLGTININSDWSWRTITLIQAVPSLIQITFIWWIPESPRWLMANERHEEALTILSKYHANGDSNNATVQFEYTEIKDTLALEYQAQKTGSYLDFIRTRGNRYRLMLLISLGIISQYSGNALISNYSNIIYEGAGIKDQAQKTGLNAGENMLKLFVAIGCSLGIDRFGRRPLFLTATVGMLLFFLAWTIVAARFEATGETEIKRLGYPQIALIWLFDVCYSIAWSGLIVAYALEICPFRLRARGLMIMNFFIQVALTIGNQTNPIALENLPNNWNFWCFYTVWIAVELVFVFFFYVETKGPTLEEIARIFDGDDANVAQVNYHDSEKQAAIETSEPVHHERKDL
- a CDS encoding hypothetical protein (TransMembrane:12 (i73-98o110-133i140-159o165-187i199-218o230-250i271-292o304-321i342-363o383-402i409-427o516-536i)), giving the protein MDRSFKLASNASIHGGIIPLEPVNETKLRTANLNQASPKIDTEPDIPAAENSNDNVSSQSQTSDLGISKTRGVIVIITLAGISFLNTMGSGILIAALPKIAQDVGLSENLILWPAAVYALAAGCLLLIFGAIADVVGAKLMWVTGSFLFVVFTLAVGLARTGIQIILFRTLLGASISMCLPTAVSLIANTFPKGPWRNVAFAINGMGSPLGYALGLVLGGIFTDTIGWRWAYYMMAIINFCLSTGAIWSLPSVYTHSERKWTTRLKYEIDWVGAATMSVALGMLLYVLAMISSSYKRLDDPANIALLTIAIVLLVAFPFWMDYQVKHGRPALIPNSLWRNRSFTSVCIAVFLCWASLNGIEYFTTLYFQKVEGLSALQSSLRFLPHVIMGVAVNIITGILIAKVKVRTLAVISALVTMVAAPLMATVDVGENYWLAPFWAMFLSPVNPDVLFTVSNLVISDAYPPEMQSLAGGVFNEVAQFGNSVGLAITAAIAASVTEHSGITGREEALMKGYRAAFWTIFASCTTVTIVVWLGLKKGGIVGKKQD
- a CDS encoding hypothetical protein (TransMembrane:6 (o20-36i57-77o83-106i126-148o168-186i206-225o)) gives rise to the protein MGGLLLADDYEFHKPGNTDMNIASIAWGFSLGVSIFSGTKAMRQTIQSWKRGTRTNVYLALLWMEWASSVIMSAITWCYLREYIPPGFPVFFVIVLLWAFQIQTLLQIIINRISILMVNRRNAWKLKVITFLVLLVINISVFCIWIPARLQISKELIKVNAVWDRVEKGIFLVVDAGLNFYFIHLVRSRLVANGLTKYTRLYRVNLVMIGISMTMDVLLIAMMSLPNDIVYLQFHPLAYLVKLHIEMNMAELITKVVKASNPSGYDYSGSRSGGKSGAKTTTNKRATSVFPAGNQTYIEAGDNIELPERTEDGIKVSRTFQTTQVEVVKPNRDRTDYDDLQSESSSTRNLKDEHFVV